A genomic window from Montipora capricornis isolate CH-2021 chromosome 8, ASM3666992v2, whole genome shotgun sequence includes:
- the LOC138013933 gene encoding melatonin receptor type 1A-like, with protein sequence MSLPPRSLGLVVIETSTSTALVLCGLLGNSALLLALYRKPLLKSSTALIITALAILDLLNACTTGSVFFTSLATGKLCFSNLACQISGFFLHFLTYASMATMALTAINRFFCVLFPAVYKRTFNFHHLIAYIACLWGFVAVVVLVPIMSGWATFSFSPLMSTCNMKFANKEAEIGYTCFIVAVFVVLCLSIITFCYIRVFRFIRAHNANTVSLSKQEIRLTRALFVLVFAFVTLWVPVFLAILLFRVILPSSRIPREMVLIVPYVIHVSSAVNPWIYGIMSPFVRNKVKKIFLKNRVGPENSLGASGITVVRAWERNRQSQKENVVANATLFTPKNSSL encoded by the coding sequence ATGTCGCTTCCTCCCAGAAGCCTAGGCCTAGTAGTGATTGAAACTTCGACATCAACAGCGCTGGTGCTGTGTGGATTACTCGGCAACTCAGCCCTTCTACTCGCATTGTACAGAAAGCCTCTCTTGAAATCTTCCACGGCACTAATTATAACTGCCCTGGCTATTCTAGATCTTCTAAATGCATGCACTACCGGCTCGGTGTTCTTTACTTCCCTTGCAACAGGAAAACTGTGTTTTAGCAATCTCGCCTGCCAGATAAGTGGCTTCTTTCTTCACTTTCTCACCTACGCGTCGATGGCAACCATGGCGCTTACAGCTATCAATCGATTTTTCTGTGTTTTATTTCCCGCAGTATACAAACGCACTTTTAACTTTCACCACTTGATTGCCTACATTGCATGTCTGTGGGGTTTCGTTGCTGTGGTGGTTTTAGTCCCTATCATGTCTGGTTGGGCCACTTTTTCCTTCAGTCCTCTCATGTCCACTTGTAACATGAAATTCGCCAACAAAGAGGCAGAAATAGGCTACACTTGCTTCATCGTAGCTGTTTTCGTGGTCTTGTGTCTCAGCATCATTACTTTCTGCTACATTCGTGTGTTTCGATTTATCCGTGCACACAACGCCAACACCGTTTCCCTTTCGAAGCAGGAGATCCGCCTTACAAGGGCACTGTTTGTACTCGTGTTTGCCTTTGTTACGCTATGGGTTCCAGTTTTTCTGGCAATCCTGCTCTTTCGCGTGATATTGCCCTCATCCCGCATCCCTAGAGAAATGGTCCTTATTGTGCCGTACGTTATTCATGTCAGCAGTGCTGTTAACCCTTGGATATATGGTATCATGAGTCCTTTTGTCCGCAACAAGGTAAAAAAGATCTTCCTTAAAAACAGGGTAGGGCCCGAAAACTCATTAGGGGCGAGTGGTATAACAGTGGTGCGCGCCTGGGAGCGAAATCGCCAATCGCAGAAAGAAAACGTTGTGGCGAATGCTACATTGTTTACACCAAAAAACTCAAGCCTTTAA